The segment CGATCCCGGTCAGCTTCTCCGCCTCGAAATCGTTCGCGAACAACACATCGACCTCCGGCAGCACCGGTTTCACCACGCTCTCGAATCGTGCGCTCGCCTCGCTCACGCAGTCCAGCGAGGTCAGGAGCCCCGCACTATGCGCCTGCCGGAACACCTCGGTCGCGTGCGGTCGGCCGTCGACCGGCTCGTCGAGCGCATCGAGCAACAGCAGATAGCCGAGGTGAAAGATCTTCGCGTTCGTCGTCCGAAAATCGAAATGCTCAGGTGCCAGCCGCGCGTTGGCGCCGCGTTGGTAGAAAAACGTCCGCCGGCCCGTCGCGCGCTCGGTCATCACGTCGCAATACGCCGTCGGCGTGTCCGCGATCTTCCGCAACTGGCGCGTGTCGATCCGATGTTGCCGGCAATCCGCCAGGATCCGCTCGCCGTCGGCATCGTCGCCGACCAGCCCGATCCCGCTCAGCGGAAACGTTGCGCCCATCCGCGCCAGATCCTTCAGTACGTTGTACGGCGCTCCCCCATTGTCCCACGTCTCGGATTCGATCCGCGCCAGCGCATCCTGCGCCGGCCAGCAGTTCAGAATCTTCACGTGATCCACCAGCCAGTTGCCGCCGGCCAGCACACCGGACCGGGCGGAATTCGAAGCCGTGGGCAGCGTCATGGCTCAGCGCGGCTTCCGGGCCACGGGCGTCCGTTGCAGGTCGCGCGCAAGCGGCCGGTGCGGTTTCACCCCGAGCTTCGCGAGCTCGCCATGATACGCCCGCACTGCTTCGGCCGGCTCGATCTCGCCGTCCACGATTCGTCGCAGGAACGCGACAAACGTCAGCGGATGCTCGGAAAGGTTGATCTTGCGCCCGAACAGCGCCACGCGCGCGCCGTGGTGCTGCGCATCGTGGATGAGCTGGAACGCATCGCGCGTCGTCCCGGCGCCGCCACCCAGGATCCCGACGATCAGATTCGGATCATACGCCACCAGCTCCTCGAGCGCCGCGGGACCATTGTAGGGAATCTTCAGGAACAACGGCCGGGCCGCCGTCGGCACGCCGGCGAGCACGCGAATGATGTGGTCGTTCAGAAACTCGCCGATCTGGTCGACTCGCACCGTCCCCACGTTCGGATTGAACACCTCGAGAAAGTAACGGAAGCGTTTCTGCTCCGCCTCGATCCGAAATTCCCGAAACGCCTCCACGGTCTCGAGATCGCGTTCCACCTCGTTGGTGAACGTCAGCGAATACAGCCCGAGATCCGCGCCGGTCACCGGTTCGCCGGCCGTGGAGCCAAGCCGCCCGTGCAGGATGTGCTCGATGGCCGCCGTGCGAAACGGCCGCGACGGCCGCTGCGGATAAACGCCGCCGCGGACCATCCAGATGTCCGTCGTGTCGTTGGCACGCGCCGCGGGCGTTACGGGCGAGTCCGCGAAAAGCCGTTCCTTGATCGCCAGTTGCTCCAGGTTCGAAACCGACAGCAACATGATGTCCACCAAACGCTCCCGCACGATCTCCCGGATCTGCATCCGGTAATCTTCCAGCGACCGCCAGCGGCCCGAGGCGTGCGGGCCTGGCGTCGTCACGCCGAACGCCATGTCGCCGTCCTTCGCGTCGGCGAGGATGAAATCCCGCCGCGTGGCGGTGCCCGCCCGCAGGCGGCGGAGTTTTTCGTCCAGTGTCTTGCTGACCGGCATGGTGGGGAGCGGCGGCGCCGCTGGCCTCCATGGGTGCACCGATCCAGCAGCCTCGTCGAGCCAGCAAACGGCCGGGTTTCCCCGAGCCCGCCGCCGGCGCCTACTGCCGCAATTTTCCATGGACAAAACGCCCCCGGGTGAGTCTGTTGTTTCCCCCATGTCTCAGCCCGCCGAGAAGTTCGTCACCCCCGTGAGTCTGATCGTCGATGCCGTGCTCGTGAGCGCGTTCTTCGTTTTCATGTTCTTCGTGCTGCGTTCGCACGTGCCCTCCGAGGATCCGCGCATGGTGGCGCTCTGGTCGGCGCTCGGTTCGTCTTGCCTGTCGGGCGTATTCTGGCTCGCCGTGCAGATGTTCCGGGTGGTGCTGCGGTTCCAGCGCGCCAGCCGCCGCTGATTGCCGCGGCCGGCAGGACGCCGGCGGTGGGGCGCCGCCCCCACGCCAGCCGCCGAAACCGGTCAGTGACCGGGTTGGCGCGATTTACCTCTAGCGCCGCGCCCTTGAGCGGTTGACACCCCTAACCGCCCGGCTATCCCCTAGCGCTTTGCGCCTCGTGACGCGCGTTGTGTTTCCCAACTCAGATCACCCTCAAAACATGGCCGTTAAATCCAAAGCGAAAAAGCCCGCGAAGAAGTCCAAATCTTCCGCCGCGGTAAAGAAAAGCCCCGCCGCCAAGGCGACCAAATACGTCTACCTGTTCGGCAAGAAAACCGACGGCAATGGCACGATGAAGCCCCTGCTGGGCGGCAAGGGCGCCAACCTCGCCGAGATGTGCCGGATCGGCCTGCCGGTGCCTCCCGGCTTCACCATCACCACCGAAGTCTGCACGTACTACTACGCCAACAAGCGCACCTATCCGGCCGCGCTCCGCAGCCAGATGGAAGCCGGCATCGCCTCGATCGAGGCCCAGACCGGCATGAAGTTCGGTGATTTGGAAAACCCGCTGCTCGTCTCGGTCCGCTCCGGCGCCCGCGACTCGATGCCGGGCATGATGGACACGATTTTGAACCTCGGCCTCAACGATCAGACGGTCGAGGCGCTGGCGAAGAAGACCAACAACGCGCGCTTCGCCTGGGACTGCTACCGCCGGTTCGTGCAAATGTACGGTGACGTCGTGCTCGGCGTGCAGAAGCGCCCCAACGAGGATCACGAGCCGTTCGAGACGGTCATCGGCACGCTCAAGGACGAGCGCTACGGCAATCACGAGATCGAGGACACGAAGCTCACGGTCGAGGATCTGAAAGAGCTCGTTCTTCGCTTCAAGAAGCTGGTGCTCGAACGCGCCGGCAAGGATTTCCCTTCGAGCCCGTGGGACCAGCTCGTCGGCGCCGCCGGCGCCGTGTTTGGTTCCTGGATGAACGACCGTGCGATCGTCTACCGCCGCAAATACAACATCCCCACCGAATGGGGCACCGCGGTCAACGTGCAGGCGATGGTGTATGGCAACACCGGTGACAACTCCGGTTCCGGCGTCGCGTTCACGCGCAATCCCGCCAACGGCACGAAGGAATTCTACGGCGAGTTCCTGATCAACGCGCAGGGCGAGGACGTCGTCGCCGGCGTCCGCACGCCCGAGCCCGTCGCCCAGCTGAAGAATCACCTGCCGGGCGCCTACCACGAACTGGAGCGGATCCGCGCCACGCTGGAGAAGCACTTCAAGGACGTGCAGGACTTCGAGTTCACGATCCAGGAGAAGAAGGTCTACATGCTCCAGACGCGGAACGGCAAACGCACCGCGATGGCCGCGCTCAAATTCTCCATCGATATGGTGAAGGAGAAGCTGATCGACTGGCAGACCGCGATCCTGCGCAACCCCGCCGATCAGCTCGACCAGCTGCTCGCCCCGGTGTTCGACCTCGCCGAGGTCAAGAAGGCGGCCGTCATCGCGACCGGCCTGCCCGCTGGCCCGGGCGCCGCGTCCGGCAAGGTTTATCTCAACGCCGACCGCGCCGTCGCCGCCGCCGAGAAGGGCGAAAAGGTCCTCCTCGTCCGCATCGAAACGTCCCCCGAAGATCTTCGCGGCATGATCGCCGCCGAGGGCATCCTCACCGCGCGCGGTGGCGTTTCCTCGCACGCCGCGTTGGTCGCCCGCCAGATGGGCAAGGTCTGCGTCTGCGGCGCGTCCGCGCTCGTGATCGACTACGACAAGAAGACGATCACCGTCAGCGGCCAGACGTTCAACGAGGGCGATTACCTCTCGATCGACGGCACCGCCGGCAACGTCTACGCGGGCCAGATCGCTACCGCGCCGTCTGAGATCATCGCGGGCCTCGTTCACAATGACACCGCCGCGCAAGCGACGGAGAAGTTCAAGAGCTTCACGCAGCTGATGAAGTGGTGCGCGCAGGCCACCCGGCTGCAGGTCCGCACCAACGCCGACACGCCGGAGCAAACCCGCGTGGCCGTCGCGTTCGGCGCGACGGGCATCGGCCTCACCCGCACGGAACACATGTTCTTCGAGGGGAACCGCATTGACGCGATGCGCGAAATGATCCTCGCCGACTCGCTCGAGGACCGGCAGGCGGCACTCGCCAAGCTGCTGCCGTTCCAGCGCGACGACTTCTACGGAATCTTCAAGGCGCTGAAGGGCTTCCCGGCCACGGTCCGGTTCCTCGATCCGCCGCTGCACGAATTCCTGCCGAACTCGAAGGAGCAGCAGATGGACCTCGCCCGGAAGATGAACATTCCGGTCGAGAAGATCATGCAGCGCGTGCACGAACTCCACGAGTTCAACCCGATGCTCGGCTTCCGTGGCTGCCGCCTCGGCATCAAGTATCCGGAAATCACCGCCATGCAGGCGCGCGCCGTGCTCGAGGCCGCCGCCCAGGCGCAGAAGGACGGCTTCAAGCCGAAGCCGGAAATCATGATCCCGCTCGTCGGCTTCAAGAAGGAGCTCGATCTGCAGGTCGCGATCGTGCACGAGGTCGCCGCTGCGGTGCAGGCCGAGAAGAAGGTAAAGATCAACTACACGGTCGGCACAATGATCGAAGTTCCACGCGGTGCGCTCACCGCCGACGAGATCGCGCAGACCGCGCAGTTCTTCAGCTTCGGCACCAACGATCTCACGCAGACCTGCCTCGGCATGTCGCGCGACGACTCGGGCTCGTTCCTCGGCGCCTATCAGGAGTCCGAGATCATGAAGAAGAATCCGTTCGCCTCGATCGACCAGACGGGCGTCGGCCAGCTGATGGGCATCGCCATCCAGAAGGGCCGCCAGACCCGGCCGGACATCAAGCTCGGCATCTGCGGTGAGCACGGCGGCGATCCGGACTCGGTGAAGTTCTGCCACAAGCTGGGCCTCACCTACGTGTCCTGCTCGCCTTACCGCGTGCCGGTGGCGCGTCTCGCCGCCGCCCAGGCCGCGGTGACCGAGGCCAAGGCCGCCAAGAAGTAATCGTAGCGGAACGCGTGAGCGTTTCGCTGCTGAAACGTTCGACTCTCAGCCCCGCGCCCTCACCGGCGCGGGGCTTTTGTTTGTCGCGGCGGCGGCGTGTGGTCACGAGAGACAACGCCAGCGGCAGCGATGAAGGGCACGTTCTGGAGACGCGACGCCCTCGTCGCGTCATACCCGCTCCGCACGCATTCACGCAACGACGGCGTCGCCGCTCCATCAGGTGACCCCATGATCCTGTCCTGATCGCCGCCGAGGCCCGACCTGCATCCTGGCACCATCCTGGCACTTGACCTCCGAGAAGCCTCTCGCGGGCGAATTGCGCATCTCGCGTGGCACCCGATGGCCGAACGAGAGGCCACCGTCACTCAACGATGCGTTGCGCGTCGACGTTGCGCGCCGGCGCCCGTCCCGATAACCTGCTCACCACTGATCGCGAACCATGCGCTCCTCCTCACTCGGCCTCGCCGCCTTCTTTCTCAGCGCGCAGCTCGCGGCCTTCCTCCTCGCCGCCGCGCCAGCGGGTCCCGCACCGCTCCCAATCGCGCCTGATATCGTCGTCGCCGCCGACGGCTCAGCCGGCTTTCGCTCGATCCAAGCCGCGCTCGAATCGCTTCCGAAAGACAATCGCGAGCGTCGCGTGATCCTCGTGCGCAATGGGGTCTACCACGAGAAAGTCCGCATCGATGCGCCCTTCGTCACGTTGCGCGGGGAGAGCCGGCAGGGCGCGCGGATCGAATACGCGCAAGCCGCCGACGCGTTCCACAAGCAGCACGACAGCGTCGGACTCGCGGTCGTGAACATCACCGCGCCCGCGCACGATTTCGTACTCGAGAACCTCACGGTCAAAAACACGCACGGCGTCATCGGCCCGCACGCGTTCGCCGTCTTCGGGCTTGCGGACAAGACGGTGATCGTCGACTGCGACGTGCTCAGCCAGGGTGCCGACACGCTGGCGCTCTGGCGTGGCCGCAATCAAAACGCCGGCGCCACCGCCGGCACGCCCGGTCTCGAAGCCGGCGGCCGCAGCTACCAGGCACGGCTGAACATCTGCGGTTCGGTCGATTTCGTCTGCCCGCGCGGCTGGAGCTACCTGGCCGACTCGACGATCACGCAGGTCAACCCGAACGCGACGGCCGCGATCTGGCACGATGGTTCCAAGGATCCCGACATGAAATTCGTCCTGCGCGGTTGCCGGTTCGATGGCCCGCCGGAATGGATTCTTTCCCGTCACCACCGCGATGCGCAGTATTTTCTGGTCGATTGCACGTTCTCTGAACGGATGCGCGATCGGAAACCGTATCGCGTCATCTATCCACTCGACGGCGGCACGCCGAGCGAGGCGGATCTTGCGCGCAATCGGGAGCTCGATCCGGTGAACCGCTGGGGTGAGCGGGTCTACTATTTCAACTGCCATCGCGACGGCGGCGACTACACGTGGCACGCGGACAATCTCGCCGCCGCGCCGGGCGCGCCCGCGCCGCGCGAGATCACGCCGCGCTGGACGTTCGCCGGCACATGGGATCCGGAGCGCACCGACCAGCCCGCCGTGTGCATGATCCAGCCGATCGCCGGCGGATTCCGGCTGCGGTTCACGGAAAGTGTCACGGTGAAAGGCCGGCCCCGGCTTGAACTGCAGCACGGCGCCAAGGCCGACTACGTGTCCGGTAGCGGTAGCTCGGCGCTCCAATTCGCGATCAACGATTCCTCCGCGCCCGTTCAGCTCGATTTCACCGAAGGCGTGATTCTTGCGACGGAAGCGACGGCGACGCTGCGCCTCGCTTCGCCGAGCCTCCCGCGCGCCGACGCTTCCTGCGTCGCGAAAACAGATCGCCGCCGGCGGGAACGCTAGAGACGGCGACAGACTCCAGTCGAGAACCACCCAAGGTAGGGCGCTCACTCCGTGAGCGCCGCGAGCGACCAGCCACTTTCCGGCGGGCAGCGGAATGCCCGCCCTACCCTTTAGAACGCGGCTCGAGAGGGCGTTATGGCCGCGAGACAGATGCGGACTTCCTTTCCAACCTGTTACCGTGTTCCACTCGTCGCGCTCCGCGTCCCACCGCATGCTGGCATCGTGAATCCCGCTTCACGTCTCGCCGGCGCAGGCCGGCCCGCTCTGCTGCTCGCGCTCGGCGTTCTGGCGCTGGCGCTCCACCCAGCGGTCGCGCGACCGTTGCGCGTAGCCTACACGCACTCGTTCGTCTGCGTTCCGCTGGGCATCGCCGAAATGCAGGGCTTCTGGCAGGAGGCCGGACTCCAGGTCGAATTGCGCGGATACCAGACCAGCGTCGAGGTGGTGTCGGCGCTCCGCTCGGCGGAGGTGGATCTCGCTTTCGACCAGATCGCGACTTGGGTCGACGAAGCGGAGGCCGGAACGCCGCTGGTGATTCTCGGTGAAACCGACTGGTCGCTCGGCGGCGACAAGCTCCTGCTGCGTGACGGCGCCGATCTGCGCAATCTCCGCGGCCGGCCCATTGCCGTCTGCCTGCGCGGCAGCGGGCAAATGCTGTTCCTGCGCGAGGCGCTCAACCGCGCGAATCTGAGTCTTTCCGAATTTCCGCTCGCCGAGGTGCCCGAACAGGAGAAAGCGCTGCAGTTGTTCGCAGAGGGAAAGCTCCACGCGGTCGTCTGCAACGATCCCTGGGCTTCCCGGCTCGAGCGTTCTGGAGCCCACACGCTGGCCACCACCGCGGACATTCCCGGCATCGCCCCGGAAGGCTTCGCCGCCCGTCGCGGGCAGGTGGACGACGCCACGTTGCAGCGTTTCTTCGCCGTCTGGTTCCGCGCTGTCGCGTTCCTGCACGATCCGGCAAACGCCGGTGTCGTCGCCGAAACCGCCTCCGTTTATTCGTTCGCGGGCAGCGAGACCATCACCGCGGCCGATGTCGAGCGCTACGCGAGAACAATGCCCGTGCACGACGCCGCCACCTCGCTGCGCCAGAACGATCTCGAGTCCGGCAACGTCCGCCAGCTGATCCAACGGCTCCGCGTGCTCCTGCGGTTGCAAGGCCGGCAAGTCACCGAGTCGGACCTCGCCGCTCACTTTCACCTCGAGCCGGTGCGGGCGACCGCGAGGTCGACCGCCGACGCCGGGACCATCGCTGCCGGCGCCGGGACTTCTCGGAGTTCCCCACTCGTCACCGACCGGTAACGAGGGCACGGACCAACCCTGACGGTTCAGCCACCGTCCTCCTCTTGTTTTTCCTCATTCGGCCGATATCGGTGTGACTTGGGTACCGCGGCCTGTGTGCGGCGCGGCCCGACGATGTCTTCTGACGATCCCATTCTCGCCCGCCAGTTACCGGTCATCCAAAAGATCATCGAGGACGAGACTTGGCTGGAAGGTGAACGTCGGCGATGTCCCGTTGATTCACGGGATCCCGTGGTCCGCGACCGCGTCTGCGAAATTATCCTCCGGACGGGACGGCAGTTACGGGAGTCGCTCACCCGGCAGGGCGTCTGATTGCCACCGCAGTCTGGAGGCGCGACGTGGTGGCTTCGCCCGGACCGGGCCCGGTTGGACGACCGCGGAGGCGATTGCCGTTCCACATCTGCAAAAAGCAGCTTCAGAAAACCCCGTTTCAGCCCGAATTATGAGTGCCTTATTGCGTCATGCCCGCCGCCAAATCCCAGATCACGGAAGAACTGATCCAAGACTGCATCGTTAAAGCGGTGCAAAGCGTTTTCCGCACGATGTTGCACCGCCAAGCGGCGCTCGTGAAACGCTTGGAAACGAGCGCGCATCCTCCCGCCTACCAAGCGCCGCAAATCCTCGCCAGCGTCGGTTTCATCGGCGCCGTCGACGGTTTGATCTACCTCTGCCTCTCGGATGGTTACGCCAAGACGATCAGCAGTTCGCTGCTCGGCATGAGCCTGGCCGAGGTCGAGGAGGCCGGACACGAGGTGGTGAACGATGCCTTGGGTGAAATCACCAACATGACGGTGGGCGGGTTCAAAAACACGCTCTGCGACGTCGGCTATCCCTGCAAACTCACGCTGCCGGCCATTGTCCGCGGCGAAAATCTCACGATCGCGAACGTCAAGGGGGCCACTCGCCACATTTTCTACTTCGATTGCGAAGGCCACCAGTTCGTGGCGGACATTCAGATCAAGGTGGACGCCGCCTGACCGGCGCCCCGACGCTCGCACCCAAGCGATCGAAATCCGGCTAGCCCACCGCGCCGATCTGCCCGCGCAGTTCGTCGGCGCACTCATGGCAGATTCCGTGCGTGATGCGCGGTAGCCGCTCGCGCTCCAGCAGGCGCATCTCGCGGACGCCTTCCTCGATCTCAGCCCACGGCCGCTGGGCAACACGACGCGTTGGCACCAACTGCACATGCGCACGAGCCGTTCGTCGCGTGGTGCGCCGTCTTCCAGCAGCTTCACCGCCGGCCGATCCTCCGCACGCAACAACACGGAAGTGAATTCGACGGCGCCGCCGCCCGCGGACGTGATGGCCATTTCAAATCATCGCCGCTGCCGGGCCGTGTCACACCGGTACGTGAATCCGCACCGCGCCTCGCGTGCGGGCCTGCTTTACCAGCGTCCGATAGAGCTCGATCATGGTCGGGTCCTGCATGCAGCTCCACAACTCTCGCCCGAGCATTCCATCCCAGCCTCCGCCCGTCTCATTCCGTTGCCAACCGTCGGTCAAAGCCGCGATCCGATCCTGTGCATCGAACCGATGTCGCACGGAGACCATGCGGCGATGCTGGCGGCAACTCGCTGGCCGGCAAGGTGACAGACGCCCTCCGCCTGCAACTCGGTGGCGGCCGATCCCGCCGAGCGCACCCGCTCGGGCTGCTCGCGCTTCATCGTTCTGGAGTTGCGGCAAGTCGACACCGACCTTTGCTGTCAACTTTGAGCACTCCCGACATGCCTGCCACACCGACGCCCTCCCACCAGCAGTTGCTTGCTTATGTGAATCTGAAGCTGCGCGAGCTTTCCCAACCGGGCGTGCCGGTGGCGGATAACGGCCTCGGCGATTTGGTGGGCAATCTGCTGGCGGTTTCACGGGAACGCAGTCGCGCGCTGGCCCGGCACCTCGCGCCCGTCGACCAACGCATCCAGAATTTCCTGTTCGATTATCTCGAAAGCCACGTGGAGACGCCGCGGCTGCCGGCGACCACGTTGATTCTGGACCGGCAGGGGATCGCGCGCACCATCTCACTGCCGGTCTCGCGCGACGATCACCAAAGCCCGATCCTCACCTCGCGCCGCGTACGCCAGGGCGTGCTGCACAACCCACGTGCCGACCGCCGTACCACGCAGGGAATTTTTCACGTCGCCGAGGGCGGACTGCCGGTGCCGGCGGACAAAAAAGCCGTGCCGGTCGCGGTTTTCGGCCGGTTGCTCAAGGTCGCGCTGCATCCGCCCGCCGAGTTCCTGCGGTTGCCATTCACCGCCGGCGAACCGGAACAGGCCGAATGCTTCGTGTCCCTGCACCTCCGCCCGACCGTCGTGCCCGCCGTCCCGGGATTCACGCCGCAGCGCGCGATGGAGACGCGGTTTTTCGTCCCTGGCAGCCTCGTAGCCAACCTCGACTTCGTCGAGAGCATCTTCGGCAACGCGGGCGATCCGAATCTCCCCGAGAATGATGCCGCGCTCGATCCGGAACGGTGGACCGGCCACACCGGCTGCGTCATTCTCGCGCCGCATCTGAACCAGCTGCGCAAATCGGATCTGGGTTTGCCGCCGTGGGATCAGGCCACCGAACGGCAGCGCCGCGAGGGCATGTGCTGGAAATCGCCCGACGAGCTCTACAACGACGGCGGTGCTTTCAAGATCACCGCCCGCAACGCCTCCGGCGTGATCGTCACGGTCATCTCCGACAACTATTTTGGCTACTGCAAGAAGGAGGTGAAGACCCAGATCAGCTTCGCCGCCAATCTGCTCGGCCGCGCCGAGGAGGAACACGCCGGCGGCGCGATCGTGTTCCCGAGCTACGACCTCGGCGAAGATTTTCAACTCAGCACGTATGTGCCGGTCGTCGATCACACCTTTGCCGCCGCGCTCGCGCTGCTGGGCAATCGCGTGGAGTTGCAGCCGGACGGCTGGGCGAAGGACCGCACCAATCCGACGATCTGCTACGTGCCCGAGGACTCGCGCTTTGACCTGCGCACGCAGCGCATCAGCTGGTCCGATGGGCGCGGCGGTTCGCGCACGCTGAAGCTCCTGCCCGATTTCACCTACGTGCTGCCCTCGGGCTACAAGGTCGAGATGCTCAAGCCCGACCGCGGCCGCCGCTGGCGGCTGCGCGGCACCACCGCGGAAGGCGTGCTCTGCCACAAGCCGTGCACCGTCTCCGGCGGCGGCAAGTCGGAGATCTCGAAGTCGATCGCCGACGCGACGTTCAACGGACCGGTTTTCGTCAACGACCTCGCGCACGATCTCGACACCGTGGACTCGATTCTCCGGCGCAATTACGGCGATCGCTTCCGTGATCCGTCACGCAAGCGCCCCGATGGCCGGCCGCTGCTGAGCCCCGAGCGCTCGCTCGGCTCGGTCGTGAAACTGCTCAGCCAGAGCCCCGACTACACCGACGCCTACAACGAGTGGGTCGGCACGATCCCCGGCTACATCCGCGACTTCGTGCTGATCGTGAAGCGCGCGCACAAGCCGGAATGGGGCGACGACTGGCGCAGCCATTTCAGCGTAGACACGATCAACGCCCGCCCGGGCAACGAACTGAAGTTCGAGCGGCAGCGATTGCTCACGCACTACCTGCGCGTCGGCTTCATGCGCGACGGCGGCTGGCGGACCTTCACACTGCGCAAGGACTTCATCCCCGCGGAAAAGATTCAGGCCGAG is part of the Opitutus terrae PB90-1 genome and harbors:
- a CDS encoding ABC transporter substrate-binding protein, whose amino-acid sequence is MNPASRLAGAGRPALLLALGVLALALHPAVARPLRVAYTHSFVCVPLGIAEMQGFWQEAGLQVELRGYQTSVEVVSALRSAEVDLAFDQIATWVDEAEAGTPLVILGETDWSLGGDKLLLRDGADLRNLRGRPIAVCLRGSGQMLFLREALNRANLSLSEFPLAEVPEQEKALQLFAEGKLHAVVCNDPWASRLERSGAHTLATTADIPGIAPEGFAARRGQVDDATLQRFFAVWFRAVAFLHDPANAGVVAETASVYSFAGSETITAADVERYARTMPVHDAATSLRQNDLESGNVRQLIQRLRVLLRLQGRQVTESDLAAHFHLEPVRATARSTADAGTIAAGAGTSRSSPLVTDR
- a CDS encoding chemotaxis protein CheX → MPAAKSQITEELIQDCIVKAVQSVFRTMLHRQAALVKRLETSAHPPAYQAPQILASVGFIGAVDGLIYLCLSDGYAKTISSSLLGMSLAEVEEAGHEVVNDALGEITNMTVGGFKNTLCDVGYPCKLTLPAIVRGENLTIANVKGATRHIFYFDCEGHQFVADIQIKVDAA
- a CDS encoding carbohydrate kinase family protein, which produces MTLPTASNSARSGVLAGGNWLVDHVKILNCWPAQDALARIESETWDNGGAPYNVLKDLARMGATFPLSGIGLVGDDADGERILADCRQHRIDTRQLRKIADTPTAYCDVMTERATGRRTFFYQRGANARLAPEHFDFRTTNAKIFHLGYLLLLDALDEPVDGRPHATEVFRQAHSAGLLTSLDCVSEASARFESVVKPVLPEVDVLFANDFEAEKLTGIALHDGGVIRRAAVERAAQALLGFGVRQWVILHFPTAVFAASAAGECCWQPSVRVPSEAIRGAAGAGDALAAGVLYGLHENADIAAALRLGVAVAASSLFDATCSNGVRPVSECLQLAERFGFQPLPQ
- a CDS encoding pectinesterase family protein, whose translation is MRSSSLGLAAFFLSAQLAAFLLAAAPAGPAPLPIAPDIVVAADGSAGFRSIQAALESLPKDNRERRVILVRNGVYHEKVRIDAPFVTLRGESRQGARIEYAQAADAFHKQHDSVGLAVVNITAPAHDFVLENLTVKNTHGVIGPHAFAVFGLADKTVIVDCDVLSQGADTLALWRGRNQNAGATAGTPGLEAGGRSYQARLNICGSVDFVCPRGWSYLADSTITQVNPNATAAIWHDGSKDPDMKFVLRGCRFDGPPEWILSRHHRDAQYFLVDCTFSERMRDRKPYRVIYPLDGGTPSEADLARNRELDPVNRWGERVYYFNCHRDGGDYTWHADNLAAAPGAPAPREITPRWTFAGTWDPERTDQPAVCMIQPIAGGFRLRFTESVTVKGRPRLELQHGAKADYVSGSGSSALQFAINDSSAPVQLDFTEGVILATEATATLRLASPSLPRADASCVAKTDRRRRER
- the ppdK gene encoding pyruvate, phosphate dikinase; this encodes MAVKSKAKKPAKKSKSSAAVKKSPAAKATKYVYLFGKKTDGNGTMKPLLGGKGANLAEMCRIGLPVPPGFTITTEVCTYYYANKRTYPAALRSQMEAGIASIEAQTGMKFGDLENPLLVSVRSGARDSMPGMMDTILNLGLNDQTVEALAKKTNNARFAWDCYRRFVQMYGDVVLGVQKRPNEDHEPFETVIGTLKDERYGNHEIEDTKLTVEDLKELVLRFKKLVLERAGKDFPSSPWDQLVGAAGAVFGSWMNDRAIVYRRKYNIPTEWGTAVNVQAMVYGNTGDNSGSGVAFTRNPANGTKEFYGEFLINAQGEDVVAGVRTPEPVAQLKNHLPGAYHELERIRATLEKHFKDVQDFEFTIQEKKVYMLQTRNGKRTAMAALKFSIDMVKEKLIDWQTAILRNPADQLDQLLAPVFDLAEVKKAAVIATGLPAGPGAASGKVYLNADRAVAAAEKGEKVLLVRIETSPEDLRGMIAAEGILTARGGVSSHAALVARQMGKVCVCGASALVIDYDKKTITVSGQTFNEGDYLSIDGTAGNVYAGQIATAPSEIIAGLVHNDTAAQATEKFKSFTQLMKWCAQATRLQVRTNADTPEQTRVAVAFGATGIGLTRTEHMFFEGNRIDAMREMILADSLEDRQAALAKLLPFQRDDFYGIFKALKGFPATVRFLDPPLHEFLPNSKEQQMDLARKMNIPVEKIMQRVHELHEFNPMLGFRGCRLGIKYPEITAMQARAVLEAAAQAQKDGFKPKPEIMIPLVGFKKELDLQVAIVHEVAAAVQAEKKVKINYTVGTMIEVPRGALTADEIAQTAQFFSFGTNDLTQTCLGMSRDDSGSFLGAYQESEIMKKNPFASIDQTGVGQLMGIAIQKGRQTRPDIKLGICGEHGGDPDSVKFCHKLGLTYVSCSPYRVPVARLAAAQAAVTEAKAAKK